The following are encoded in a window of Pelecanus crispus isolate bPelCri1 chromosome 6, bPelCri1.pri, whole genome shotgun sequence genomic DNA:
- the RTN4RL2 gene encoding LOW QUALITY PROTEIN: reticulon-4 receptor-like 2 (The sequence of the model RefSeq protein was modified relative to this genomic sequence to represent the inferred CDS: deleted 2 bases in 2 codons): protein MRAPTARDLPPGGRLAALLLAALAWVPGGAPACPALCTCYVSPPTVSCQANNFSSVPAGLPPGARRLFLQNNVIGALRAGTFGPSTVTLWLYSNNISSIQPGTFRHLPELEELDLGDNPHLRVLAPDTFHGLRRLQALHLYRCQLASLPSAIFRGLHSLQYLYLQENGLLYLQDDLFADLANLSHLFLHGNRVRALSEGVFRGLPSLDRLLLHANRLVAIHRRAFRGLARLTILYLFNNSLVALPGDPLAALPALQFLRLNANPWACDCRARPLWAWFRRTRVSSSPVPCASPPHRRGTDLRHLRPRDFDACPEEDDEEEEEDGGGGGGGGVAVMGTPGRALGRPGTLPAAPPSAFYRDGLPPHDLRGPQPRPPPPSRDSRGPPGDARCPRAPCAPAAAAAPRQPHVLLPLLGLLLPRL from the exons ATGCGGGCCCCCACGGCTCGGGACCTGCCCCCAG GCGGGCGCCTGGCGGCCCTGCTGCTGGCGGCGCTGGCGTGGGTGCCCGGCGGGGCGCCCGCCTGCCCCGCGCTCTGCACCTGCTACGTCTCGCCGCCCACCGTCAGCTGCCAGGCCAACAACTTCTCCTCGGTGCCCGCGGGGCTCCCGCCCGGCGCCCGCCGCCTCTTCCTGCAGAACAACGTCATCGGGGCGCTGCGGGCGGGCACCTTCGGGCCCAGCACCGTCACCCTCTGGCTCTACTCCAACAACATCTCCTCCATCCAGCCGGGCACCTTCCGACACCTGCCCGAACTGGAGGAGCTCGACCTGGGTGACAACCCCCACCTCCGCGTCCTGGCCCCCGACACCTTCCACGGCCTCCGGCGCCTCCAGGCCCTGCACCTCTACCGGTGCCAGCTGGCCAGCCTGCCCAGCGCCATCTTCCGCGGCCTCCACAGCCTCCAGTACCTCTACCTGCAGGAGAACGGGCTGCTCTACCTCCAG GACGACCTCTTTGCTGACCTGGCCAACCTGAGCCACCTCTTCCTACACGGCAACCGGGTGCGGGCGCTATCGGAGGGCGTCTTCCGAGGGTTGCCCAGCCTGGACCGCCTGCTGCTGCACGCCAACCGCCTGGTCGCCATCCACCGCCGCGCCTTCCGGGGCCTGGCCCGCCTCACCATCCTCTACCTGTTCAACAACAGCCTGGTGGCCCTGCCCGGGGACCCGCtggccgccctgcccgccctccaGTTCCTGCGCCTCAATGCCAACCCCTGGGCCTGCGACTGCCGCGCTCGCCCGCTCTGGGCTTGGTTCCGGCGCACCCGCGTCTCCAGCTCCCCCGTCCCCTGCGCCAGCCCCCCGCACCGCCGCGGCACCGACCTGCGCCACCTCCGCCCCCGCGACTTCGACGCCTGCCCCGAGGAGGacgacgaggaggaggaggaagatggcggcggcggcggtggtgggggggtggctgTGATGGGCACCCCCGGGCGGGCGCTGGGTCGCCCCGGCACcctcccggccgcc cccccctctGCCTTCTATCGCGACGGCCTGCCCCCCCACGACCTgcggggaccccagccccggccg ccccccccttCCCGCGACTCCCGCGGTCCCCCCGGGGatgcccgctgcccccgggcaCCCTGcgcccccgcggccgccgctgccccccgccagccccacgtcctcctgcccctcctgggtctgctcctgccccggctctga
- the SLC43A3 gene encoding equilibrative nucleobase transporter 1, with product MAGDGAGVAKRVGTLLSGLLECGAFCGIIFGWASLVFVLKDLGYFEDLCQSHTNASTTLNWTLTPDCSRQDEQFSLVFTIGSFMNNFMTFPMGFIFDRFGTTVARLIAISLYTGGTLLIAFSSPALAVLLFPAMSMLSVGGILLILTNMQVGNLFGKSRSIIITLYNGAFDSSSAVFLIIKLLYEHGLSLRDMFLFMAACSIWHLLRTIFLMPRTRIPYPLPPGYNYGLRCPVRSQSYRTYEEKRPPGEDGPEEKALEAMKGRGGRDPPGVTFMACVCSRLFAWHVVWLSVMQLRHYLFIGTLNSLLDHLARGDPGLVSTYTNAFAYTQLCGVLCAPWNGLILDRHKRGKTPRPEGALGTLADLRASVLSLTVTVIQCVLFSICAAVPVLPVQFATFVLQVLSRSFLYGGNAAFLAIAFPPQHFGKLYGLAMALSALVALLQYPCVALVHGPLGGDPFYVNVGLIAVVLVAFVSPVVVARECRRRAKELEAAGIPLTAPAGAETPA from the exons ATGGCGGGGGATGGCGCGGGGGTGGCCAAGCGCGTGGGGACCCTCCTCTCGGGGCTGCTGGAGTGCGGGGCCTTCTGCGGCATCATCTTCGGCTGGGCCTCCCTCGTCTTCGTCCTCAAGGACCTGGGCTACTTCGAGGACCTGTGCCAGTCCCACACCAACGCCAGCACCACCCTCAACTGGACCCTGACACCCG ACTGCAGCCGGCAGGACGAGCAGTTCTCCCTGGTGTTCACCATCGGCTCCTTCATGAACAACTTCATGACCTTCCCCATGGGCTTCATCTTCGACCGCTTTGGCACCACCGTCGCCCGCCTCATCGCCAT TTCCCTCTACACCGGTGGGACCCTGCTCATCGCCTTCTCCAGCCCAG CGCTGGCGGTGCTGCTCTTCCCGGCCATGTCCATGCTGTCTGTGGGTGgcatcctcctcatcctcacgAACATGCAG GTGGGCAACCTCTTTGGGAAGTCGCGCTCCATCATCATCACCCTCTACAACGGGGCCTTTGACTCCTCATCTGCCGTCTTCCTCATCATCAAG ctgctgtACGAGCACGGACTGTCCCTGCGGGACATGTTCCTCTTCATGGCGGCCTGCAGCATCTGGCACCTACTGCGCACCATCTTCCTCATGCCCCGCACGCGCATCCCCTACCCGCTGCCGCCTGGCTACAACTACGG GCTGCGGTGCCCGGTGCGGTCGCAGTCGTACCGCACCTACGAGGAGAAGCGCCCACCGGGGGAGGATGGCCCCGAGGAGAAGGCCCTGGAGGCCATGAAgggcagag gtggcagggacccccccggggtGACCTTCATGGCCTGCGTGTGCTCGCGGCTCTTCGCCTGGCACGTGGTCTGGCTCTCCGTCATGCAGCTGCGCCACTACCTCTTCATCGGCACCCTCAACTCGCTCCTCGACCACCTGGCCCGCGGAGACCCCGGCCTGG TGAGCACCTACACCAACGCCTTCGCCTACACCCAGCTCTGCGGGGTGCTCTGTGCCCCATGGAACGGCCTCATCCTCGACCGGCACAAGCGGGGCAAgaccccccgccccgagg GAGCCCTGGGGACGCTGGCTGACCTGCGGGCGTCCGTGCTGTCGCTGACGGTGACGGTGATACAGTGCGTGCTCTTCTCCATCTGCGCGGCGGTGCCCGTGCTGCCCGTGCAGTTCGCCACCTTCGTGCTGCAGGTGCTCAGCCGCTCCTTCCTCTACGGGGGCAACGCCGCCTTCCTGGCCATCGC GTTCCCCCCACAGCACTTTGGGAAGCTGTACGGGCTGGCCATGGCACTGTCGGCACTGGTGGCCCTGCTGCAGTACCCCTGCGTCGCCCTGGTGCACGGGCCTCTCGGCGGGGACCCCTTCTAC GTGAATGTGGGGCTAATTGCCGTAGTGCTGGTGGCCTTCGTCAGTCCCGTGGTGGTGGCCCGCGAGTGCCGGCGGCGAGCCAAGGAGCTGGAGGCTGCTGGGATCCCCCTGACAGCCCCCGCAGGTGCCGAGACCCCCGCCTAG
- the LOC142593853 gene encoding equilibrative nucleobase transporter 1-like, which translates to MAGDCAGVAKRVGTLLSGLLECGAFCGIIFGWASLVFVLKDLGYFEDLCQSHTNASTTLNWTLTPDCSRQDEQFSLVFTIGSFMNNFMTFPMGFIFDRFGTTIARLIAISLYTGGTLLIAFSSPALAVLLFPAMSMLSVGGILLILTNMQVGNLFGKSRSIIITLYNGAFDSSSAVFLIIKLLYEHGLSLRDMFLFMAACSIWHLLRTIFLMPRTRIPYPLPPGYNYGLRCPVRSQSYRTYEEKRPPGEDGPEEKALEAMKGRGGRDPPGVTFMACVCSRLFAWHVVWLSVMQLRHYLFIGTLNSLLDHLARGDPGLVSTYTNAFAYTQLCGVLCAPWNGLILDRHKRGKTPRPEGALGTLADLRASVLSLTVTVIQCVLFSICAAVPVLPVQFATFVLQVLSRSFLYGGNAAFLAIAFPPQHFGKLYGLAMALSALVALLQYPCVALVHGPLGGDPFYVNVGLIAVVLVAFVSPVVVARECRRRAKELEAAGIPLTAPAGAETPA; encoded by the exons ATGGCGGGGGATTGCGCGGGGGTGGCCAAGCGCGTGGGGACCCTCCTCTCGGGGCTGCTGGAGTGCGGGGCCTTCTGCGGCATCATCTTCGGCTGGGCCTCCCTCGTCTTCGTCCTCAAGGACCTGGGCTACTTCGAGGACCTGTGCCAGTCCCACACCAACGCCAGCACCACCCTCAACTGGACCCTGACACCCG ACTGCAGCCGGCAGGACGAGCAGTTCTCCCTGGTGTTCACCATCGGCTCCTTCATGAACAACTTCATGACCTTCCCCATGGGCTTCATCTTCGACCGCTTCGGCACCACCATCGCCCGCCTCATCGCCAT TTCCCTCTACACTGGTGGGACCCTGCTCATCGCCTTCTCCAGCCCAG CGCTGGCGGTGCTGCTCTTCCCGGCCATGTCCATGCTGTCTGTGGGTGgcatcctcctcatcctcacgAACATGCAG GTGGGCAACCTCTTTGGGAAGTCGCGCTCCATCATCATCACCCTCTACAACGGGGCCTTTGACTCCTCATCTGCCGTCTTCCTCATCATCAAG ctgctgtACGAGCACGGACTGTCCCTGCGGGACATGTTCCTCTTCATGGCGGCCTGCAGCATCTGGCACCTACTGCGCACCATCTTCCTCATGCCCCGCACGCGCATCCCCTACCCGCTGCCTCCTGGCTACAACTACGG GCTGCGGTGCCCGGTGCGGTCGCAGTCGTACCGCACCTACGAGGAGAAGCGCCCACCGGGGGAGGATGGCCCCGAGGAGAAGGCCCTGGAGGCCATGAAgggcagag gtggcagggacccccccggggtGACCTTCATGGCCTGCGTGTGCTCGCGGCTCTTCGCCTGGCACGTGGTCTGGCTCTCCGTCATGCAGCTGCGCCACTACCTCTTCATCGGCACCCTCAACTCGCTCCTCGACCACCTGGCCCGCGGAGACCCCGGCCTGG TGAGCACCTACACCAACGCCTTCGCCTACACCCAGCTCTGCGGGGTGCTCTGTGCCCCATGGAACGGCCTCATCCTCGACCGGCACAAGCGGGGCAAgaccccccgccccgagg GAGCCCTGGGGACGCTGGCTGACCTGCGGGCGTCCGTGCTGTCGCTGACGGTGACGGTGATACAGTGCGTGCTCTTCTCCATCTGCGCGGCGGTGCCCGTGCTGCCCGTGCAGTTCGCCACCTTCGTGCTGCAGGTGCTCAGCCGCTCCTTCCTCTACGGGGGCAACGCCGCCTTCCTGGCCATCGC GTTCCCCCCACAGCACTTTGGGAAGCTGTACGGGCTGGCCATGGCACTGTCGGCACTGGTGGCCCTGCTGCAGTACCCCTGCGTCGCCCTGGTGCACGGGCCTCTCGGCGGGGACCCCTTCTAC GTGAATGTGGGGCTAATTGCCGTAGTGCTGGTGGCCTTCGTCAGTCCCGTGGTGGTGGCCCGCGAGTGCCGGCGGCGAGCCAAGGAGCTGGAGGCTGCTGGGATCCCCCTGACAGCCCCCGCAGGTGCCGAGACCCCCGCCTAG